The Brassica napus cultivar Da-Ae chromosome C1, Da-Ae, whole genome shotgun sequence DNA segment CCTTTCAAGCCTCACACGGGAGGTGACGTGAGATGGGACGCCATTAACTCGGTTACTTCAAGAGGGCCTCAGATAGGTCTAGACAGCTTCAGGCTTCTGAAACGTCTAGGGTATGGGGACATAGGCAGCGTCTATCTCGCTGACTTGCAAGGGACAAGTGCGGTTTTCGCAATAAAGGTGATGGATAAGGCCTCGTTGGCTAGTAGAAACAAGTTGCCGAGGGCTCAGACCGAAAGAGAGATCTTATCCTTGCTTGATCATCCCTTCTTGCCAACGCTTTATTCTTACTTTGAGACAGATAAGCTCTACTGCCTTGTCATGGAGTTCTGCAGCGGAGGAAATCTACATTCTCTCAGACAGAAACAGCCCAACAGGCGTTTCACAGAAGAGGCCGCGAGGTAAGACAAAAGTTTGGTCTATTTAGAGTTGGAGCTAGTCCTGGGCATAGTATCCGAAACCAAAAATTGAACCAGAATCGAACCAAAAAATTCGAAACCGAACTAAAACTAACAAAAACCCGTTTGATTCTTATTtatctataaccaaaaaaacaaaactaaagtggaaccgaaccgagaatcAAACGAATattgtaatattaaaaaaaaaaactcaattactcgtatatatttttggatttatggATATAACTTTACTCaggttttatatgttttaaactCGAACCAAATACAAATTGTTCTAATTCAGTTCTGTTTCGTTTTATGAAAAATGAAATCCGACCAAACCCGTCACTATTCGAACCCATCCGTTCCGAAAAATGGTTGAGTTCTTAAAAGATCCTAAACACCCCAACCTAAATAACCGATCCGAAACATAAACATGAATGGCCAGCACTAATTGTACCTTACTTATTATCTTTTCTCTCATGAGTTTCTTTACAGGTTCTACGCGTCTGAAGTGTTACTAGCATTGGAGTATCTACACATGTTGGGGGTTGTATACAGAGACTTGAAGCCAGAGAACATCTTAGTTCGAGACGAAGGCCACATAATGCTTTCAGACTTTGACCTTTCCCTCCGTTGCACCTTTAACCCAACCCTCGTGAAGTCCTCCTCCGTCTGTAGCGGAGGAGGAGCTATCCTCAACGAGGAGTTCGCCGTCAACGGCTGCATGCATCCCTCAGCCTTCCTCCCACGTCTCCTCCCTTCCAAGAAAACACGCAAAGCCAAATCAGACTCCGGCCTGAACGGCCTCTCCATGCCAGAGCTCATGGCTGAGCCAACGGATGTACGGTCAATGTCCTTTGTAGGCACACACGAGTACTTAGCTCCAGAGATCATACGTGGAGAGGGACATGGAAGTGCTGTAGACTGGTGGACGTTCGGGATCTTCCTCTTCGAGCTCTTACACGGAACAACACCGTTCAAAGGACCAGGGAATAGAGACACGCTCCACAACGTTGTTGGTCGGCCCTTGAAGTTCCCAGACCTCCCTCACGTGAGCTCAGCGGCGCGTGATCTCATTCGCGGTCTTCTAGTGAAGGATCCTCACAGGAGAATCGCTTACACAAGAGGAGCTACGGAGATAAAGCAACACCCTTTCTTTGAAGGTGTTAATTGGGCTCTGGTGCGTAGCGCTGCACCGCCGCACATTCCTGACCCTGTTGACTTGGGACCGTTGACTGCTGCTAGAGGGAAGTCCAAGGGACATGGAAGTAGTGATCACTATAATAACCCAATGAAGCCTGATGCTCAGGTCGCTTGTGCTGCTGGTCCTGCTACTCCCACTGATGATACTGCTTATGTAGACTTTGAGTACTTTTAGACACAGCAACACCCTAAGCTTGAGAGATTCTATATGTTTTTCTTGTTCATactcttaatttttttgacTAATGCAGTTTGTGCTATGTAAAGAGAAACAAATGACTTTATTTGTCCACAAGAAAATTACTGAAGCTTTAACTAGAGAAAGAAATGACTTTATTTTTTTGACTAATACAGGGTtagggtcccaatcggttcttcggtttaaaaatacctgatttgtatCTACTTTgtaatcaaaacataaataaagccggttcttcggttttaaaatacatgatttatacctattttgtaaccaaaacacaagtaaaatcgattcaaaaataagaaatgaacATCAAACGTGAACATTTAAAATCAAACCAGAGATAAACACATTTATCGATAGAAAGAAAACCTAATAAATGAAAGCGTAAAACaaaaaccaagttctcatgaaatgagaaacattattcaatgaaaacaaaaccaaaatctaaaaacttcaagcTTCAACTCCCAtcttcaaccatcaaccttcatgtaatagataattattttagatgttcaataatatcttagtgtattttggatacatattaggaattgagatcatgtttggtataAGACTATAAGTTCTTTTTTGGGATTTTGAATCTTTTGGGTTCTATCGGGTATCCAtttaggttcgggttcggttcggataatacccataacccgaaatacggtaaaacaagatccattcggtatttacatcgggttcggatcggttcagattcatttttatcggatcgggtccggttcggattttcggattCGGATTCAATGAAGCATGATGCTCAAGTCGCTTGTGCTGCCGGTCTTGCTACTCCCACTGATGATACAGCTTATGTAGACTTTGAGTACTTTACACAGTAATACTCTAAGCTGAGAAAATTCTATATGTTTTTCatgttcatatttttttttgattaatacaGATCGTGCTATGTAAAGAGAAACAAATGCCTTTATCCATATAAACAATGTTCAAGAAAACGGTATCCAAATAACTAAATGATTATTGTGAACTAACGATTAAACTGATTATTCAGAGTTTAAAGAGAAACTTAAATGTTAATAagttattgatttgtttttatataatttatatttatattagatattttagttttaaaatttaattataaaattattttgatgaattataaaaattataggtatttcaaaaaaatgaattaaaaaaactatgtatacaaaaaaaaattagacaaatttgtggATCTAAAcctttgttcaaaaacgcggcCGCGTTTCCGATTTTTCGGCAGCACAAACGCTCCATGGATGATGAGCGCAATTATGATCAATTCGGTTGTGTTGAACAGTGAACCGCATAATATCCGCTTAGAACGTAGAATAAGAGAACGCGGACGTCTAATTGAAACCTCGTTTTGTTCAAATCTCGTAATCAATAGAAAAACTCAGATTTGTTGATTTTGGATTGAAAACACGTGAGTAATGTGTGTTTAACTTTGTAAATGTTAAATCTAATTGGTTTTGTGATGAAATCGTCGGAAGCTCAACTGAAATCAATGTCTGCCGCaaacagaaaaaagaaaaaatagatctGAGAAGAAGACGACCATGAAACTACTCTATTGCCCTTATTAAATAAATGAgtcaaaaattacaaaacaacaCGTAGGtctgggcatttcgggtatcggttcggttcggttcgggtatttcgggtttcgggtagttcggataggggctagaggatccatttagtacttgacctattttcggttcggttcggttcggatagtttcgggttcggttcggttcggatagtaaatgtaggaaccggaaaatatccggaaaaagttcggttctcatttggatccggttcgggttcgggttcggatagttcggataatttggataatttggataaaatatcggttatttaaggtaaaatatcaaataattaagatgatttacataaaatttttggatattttggattactttggatatttcggataaaactatccggatactttcgggtagtttggatactttataataatttagttatcataaactattttcagatacttttaatagaattttaaatttaaaatatatatttaatgatgttatatgtatatataattaatatttttatatattcggatatccgttcggttctcggttcggttccggttcggttcggttatttcggatataaaaatataggaaccgttcgggtatttgagggtattggtccggttccggtttcgggtatttcggttcggttccggttcggttcttcggttccggttattttgcccaggcctaaCAACACGTTCAGTGGAGGTCAAAATCTGCCCCTTTGACAGTTTGTAATGCAGCATTAACCAATTACCAAATTCAGCTGTAATGAACCTTCAAGTACTTAtgaaactataaatatataagcaagacagttaatttttttttaattaatctgTCTCTCTTGCCCAATTTACGATTGGGCATTAACCACTTTGGCTATGTAAATActttttacaaatataaaaccataaatATATACCGGCTACAACTTAAAATGTTAGTTTTTAGGTATAAAATGTGGTATTATACGTATACgtataaaattacaaataattactCCCCGCGTGCTCTCCGATTTTTTTCCGTTTTTCTAATAAATCGCTAGGCGAAAGTGAGCCGCACGCGTAGCACCTATCGAGTTTCCAAACAAAGATCTAAACTAATACTCACATTAATCATGCATCGTGTTTTGAAATTATCAAATTTCAATGTTTTTTAACCAATAGTTTTTTAATAAATccaattaattttattgaattttgCAATTTCTgtatagaaaacataaaaaatctatcttttaaaacaattttttttttctaaaactctTATCTTAATAAAATGGAAGAGTGtgatttaaaccaatttatattaatttataccaAAATCGATTTAGAACTGTTTATACGGAGTTGAGTCATATAAATAAGActttaagaaaatcattttaGATATGATCGATTTGCCTCCTAATAAGTAGTAAGTCCTattgatttttagaacattgaacTCGGAGGAACATAAGAAAGTTAAAAGAGTTTTACCATAATGTAAGGAAACATTTGTGACTGAGATCCACAAAGAGCTGTCCGAATGATTCTTTGAGTCAAAGACAAGACCCTTGTCGACACAACTGAACCATTGGTTCCAAATTTCTCGCTGCCTCCATATCTTATCATCACCATCCATCCACACAAAAACGCTATCAAAGTTCCTTCCTTTCTTTCCCACAGAGATGCTGAAACAGAGCTTTGTGTCTCACAACACCAATGCTCTCTGTTTCTCTATATCCAACCCAAAGTTCAATCCTTTAAGCCCACCAAAGAAGCCAAATCGTCTCGCGTCGTGCGCTCTCAATGTCGGACTCCAAGATGTAACCGAAGTCATCCACAACAaggtttctctcttctctctcttccttccttATCTTGCAGCCATTGATCGTGACTTTATGCTTTCCGTGAAGGTACTTATAGCTGCTGGGTTCTCCGGAGCGATTGGGCAGCTCTTAAAGCCCTTCACTTCTGTGGTTTTCTACAAGAAAAAACTTGACTTTAGAACCGCTTTACAAGCTGGAGGCTTCCCTTCAACACATTCCTCTGTAAGCaagcttctctctttctttctgttgTAGATTGTGTTTTGTGTTGTCTACTTCTCTGACGTTTTTTTTGGCTGATTCATGAGATAATTTTAGTCTGTTGTGGCTGCAGCAACTGCAATTGCTTTTGAAAGGTGAAAGCTTTCTCTAAAATGTTTACACTTTCTGCAATCTTCTGAATATGGTTTACATTGGTTGTGGTCTCCAGGGGATTTGATGACTCCATTTTTGGTTTGACTGTGGTTTATGCTGCTCTGATCATGTATGATGCCCAGGTAAGTTCACCCTTTTGATAAAGTTTAAATCTTTGCTCTCTCTGGTCATTACAATAAAATGGTCATGAATTGTTATACCTTTTGCAGGGTGTGAGGAGAGAAGTTGGAAAGCATGCGAGAGTGTTGAACAAACTAACAGCTAATGCTCGGAAAGGTGAGAGTTTGGAGTCAGATGAGATCAGTGAGGAAGTGTATCTTCCGTTGAAAGAATCAATAGGACATACTGAAGTTGAAGTCATAGCAGGCGCTTTGTTCGGTTTCTTAGTTAGCTTTGGTGTTTATTCCCTTATGTAAAGCTCCCAACTTTATATGAGGGTTGTTAAGAAAGAAGGAGAATTTAATATTTGTGCAAATGCGTTTTTAGATTGTTGACATGTTTGTTGGACTTTTCCCCAAGCCCTCCAAATATTTTTAGTAGTACATGAAGAGAGGGGAGTGCAAGTATGGAGAGAGATGCAAGTTCCATCACCCAGTAGATAGGTTAAATGCAATGACCAAACAAGCTTCTTGCAGGGTAAAGCTGAGTCTTGCAGGTGTCCCAGAAGGAGGTACCTACAAAAGGTTGATTAGAACCCACGCTACTCTGCTTGTATTGAGTTTGTGAGCTAATTTACTAGACCTAAAAAGCCGTTGCAGGGTGGGCTTAACTGCCCTTATTACAGAAGACAAGGGGATTTGCAAGTAGAGTACAACATGTAAGTTTTGACCATCCTTTCTCCAGGTGAGGTGATGGCTAAAACCATTTCAGAAGCCGATGCTGTTGGAGGAACTGACATGACTCAATGAGTGAGCGAGCTTTGTGTAAAGATAAGGATGTTAAAGCGTGTTGTATCTTATTCTGCATCTGTTCCGTTTTATTGCTCAAGGAGTGCAGCTTATGTGTTTTATAGAGGCAACAAGCTGTCTTTACCATCACCACTAATCTCTTCTGAATGATTCAAATACTTGATTAAATGTTATTGAAACTTGAAAGCAATCATCAAAGATACGCTCATTATTGAAAACCGTTCCTTGTATACAAAATGTAACAGTGTAATTAGAGATATAAGGTAGTTCTTGAAAACACACTTCTCAGCAATAAACCTGTTGGTACTAACTGGTAAAATATCAAAAGTGGGTCCAGAGTTTTGTTTGGTAGTTTTTGGTTCTTAggctggagaagaagaagagttacaTGGGACATGTTGACTCTTGTCTCTTATCTGATGAAACATGTGAATGCGTCTATTAATGGCAAAAGGACAAACAATCAAAGTAGCAACAAAGAACTCTAAAGTTTGATACCTTTCTCCCTCtccttgttaaaaaaaaaaaaaaagagaaaagcttTTTGATTGGTTTAAAAATTGGGCGCACAGTTTCCCATACATCTATcctaacccctctttgggcctGCCTatctaacaaacaaaaattgagCAACTTTTCCACAAAATTAACAGTCAGAGTGTCTCCA contains these protein-coding regions:
- the LOC106375079 gene encoding serine/threonine-protein kinase AGC1-5-like codes for the protein MDLASKKSTSNDTTKEIDPTLIPKSPHAPFSLKLGDNVPRNPHFDLKKMDPLVRHQPTKSPEPPTATRGGTNEADSKHSEGDGLGTRKNLPKNLHYDPKKIVPLTTPETPSPSARTHPQRRTKSPDNKRAPRHNADSAYGDCPSATPFKPHTGGDVRWDAINSVTSRGPQIGLDSFRLLKRLGYGDIGSVYLADLQGTSAVFAIKVMDKASLASRNKLPRAQTEREILSLLDHPFLPTLYSYFETDKLYCLVMEFCSGGNLHSLRQKQPNRRFTEEAARFYASEVLLALEYLHMLGVVYRDLKPENILVRDEGHIMLSDFDLSLRCTFNPTLVKSSSVCSGGGAILNEEFAVNGCMHPSAFLPRLLPSKKTRKAKSDSGLNGLSMPELMAEPTDVRSMSFVGTHEYLAPEIIRGEGHGSAVDWWTFGIFLFELLHGTTPFKGPGNRDTLHNVVGRPLKFPDLPHVSSAARDLIRGLLVKDPHRRIAYTRGATEIKQHPFFEGVNWALVRSAAPPHIPDPVDLGPLTAARGKSKGHGSSDHYNNPMKPDAQVACAAGPATPTDDTAYVDFEYF
- the BNAC01G38600D gene encoding uncharacterized membrane protein YuiD translates to MLKQSFVSHNTNALCFSISNPKFNPLSPPKKPNRLASCALNVGLQDVTEVIHNKVLIAAGFSGAIGQLLKPFTSVVFYKKKLDFRTALQAGGFPSTHSSSVVAAATAIAFERGFDDSIFGLTVVYAALIMYDAQGVRREVGKHARVLNKLTANARKGESLESDEISEEVYLPLKESIGHTEVEVIAGALFGFLVSFGVYSLM